In one window of Pieris brassicae chromosome 10, ilPieBrab1.1, whole genome shotgun sequence DNA:
- the LOC123715772 gene encoding uncharacterized protein LOC123715772 isoform X2 — MDKESGEGGDAAAKQPPDGQFDPSALFGAYWGRDGASNAAAAQAQAQAQAALFGFGSRYPPPTTLGVAANQAASLGLHPAASAAWWSMASHLAAQDYLARLQATGLNLSPLNDPYAALSALSGSGLKQNKPPKQPSRNERSGRTSTSSSMSSKDKTPATSTNSQHNMNDWASTYGFPKTSSPSTMASQSLSSLASLNNLAQQPLQSKSSSKQPQPPPNRKSSTKEKDRDLSVLRSELMLAQAAAQGAYHAAVAAAAKGKNMPLPYPFGMPGSEKDRRSGIDSLTGLPHNLLSAALEGGDPASVLGGVRLPPDTEIIKYTSSLTGPKVPAGSTNRGRKKTISLDPPHVSLHPSSDRSTPLPNKRQKVDEYGNSRSSVEVIRLPNKPDRSSNSLSATPPPNLSDYAGISRELLQTIASQSGVSLAALERQLAGANPTDSGLNLSVKSGTEDTPMDLGAKSTEDDAPLNLSLKPTPPNSQASDALSRLTSLSSSLSASNERISRRKPGAKPRRVAPEPNECPRPRSSGSEDSESVPPWPTREGRPRNLGRGVSKPKKNTVASLLAQSRALGLRPALAQQLLGETDLEKLRALVGEGASTDSECQQSDSNPSDSDASDSGRKLDALLRLPLALGWKRVTVIKGLSRNCNIKGDVSYSPPEPHTALHIKSTQELQNYLDANPCPALSLDNFSFSSRTVLGEYVQTSADTDPIIFTETDISKRLEEARALAALAGPRSTPPPVERRIELARRQQAARDARRDASHRNRDQARLVREYERSEKAELVKREKEVRSQQLVEHINKNRTQLTIEALPMKDEWKVPETILPPKKDRTMPQISLSLIPVSGKDSPIKTLNYEQGIWKEESEEYNALDKMKDFAEKAAFDLPKRPNDKIFDISLVAAAEKARKKEQAQPVGENNLEKLINSYSRISEFINGCDWSKNNDKQDQKSLEQKYLDAKNEFMSQNLMLMPKDQKKDVIDLSGDEDILADINKKLSKGTFNVGKDGALSISVQPFAKDVYSPAKKRKQEDAEKQKNEEQTKRQQEREIKRHQAMLLKEQAFTYGSVQQKYITEERERRRQHTTFIRQLDSRRRWEERERRKHQNLLDRLLVKEKKLQQRRKEMELLSELRRPQEDSSLSDQKPLPNLDRIQGLKVSGQAFADLLQVYEFLHNFGQALGIDVEALPTLDTLQQGLIPDYNQEAENELIIVLTRLLVLSIEDPGIPHPGRHTTLLGQAIRLGDIRPENLSEVLRIYLYANATGEVKALTGLTVERERERRVADHHQSDAEMQQTCVSTKNAAYYEHLHNNSTYKLSEMLRDKPFVSLNPSSKARMLAYLCDELLQSKAVLRAVDASLDHLNQLRKERYLMDAKIRKVRSLYQRKLRAEQTEKQQALALERMQRLVEESSGIMRSPARETPEKSETPKKESSLSPEDKPGTPSPYKEEEPSDKELSPLKELSKKEILNNNKEEIPVEGKDKDSVMGDDVLSDLESEGTQPEEDEDKNLSSEELSRKLEKLLRQSEQQVLQLAAASNSLRATCYGQDRYWRRYWSLGKCGGVLVEGMESAQSEIMAYHEKLEDAKINGVKFESKQIKSEDIKTEENQDKVSDAEAEQELRSIKSELNLSDKTQIIKYEPNKIVCKVEGIKMEEKYIQQKSHEEEDMLDIEDSIPTAFLVQKPSHKPLFASQAEPVDKPQDIIKLENPAKTEPIDKEQEEPKDSLVNNLEELRKMAEAVSSQLDAAKKAENEIKEEKQEQQDMETDSANTHLYSKMLDGKWFSILRHENAFLNNINEEKYDVPKYCDNEHTCSEIIQCQGHKWDVSNNLHLLNDPSLFTLNSMVTSVQVPCNNVYADSSLTLSGLDQDMMDATLNNTEMEVEETKEPENDLEKELQADSTKADLATQKAKASGLNSLGLLNFNALSTYVTCDSPPPIQMSPDELDQLEHCKIHGLPKKVDGNFVPKDLRHGWWRITESEQMKQVLDSLHPRGVRERELHASLIQHLPTVNNKLYIDKGDTSLTQLSVSPLDTTDYTPPDEPGSFCANTARRVDMALLSMVEALEERVVAASMQVKGWRPSCLPLAPDASGAEIVAWARHQLAQLEAHVERRYLKPPLVQRYASTNDANLGAMLQSEHGNASATSPQNSENNEGKETRGIARGLSTWRDAVSRCNTAAQLAMLLHALESHIAWDKSIMKANCQFCLCGDNEDQLLLCDGCDKGYHTYCFKPRMDKIPEGDWYCWECVNKARGERVCIVCGAGTGAGRLVPCALCVRAYHADCHYPPLLKNPRGKWYCAQCISRAPPKKPRKSNKRDSKHKDMSNIDLDASMVPSPAPSHASTSTTAEECTPSVLHTPEKDHDKMEENVEHENGHNVSELPLPMPEDGTPEKHRALQFVAGNGAIPHEEPHVDGHENHEAENAPLLSRAKKEKSTAKKLNKELQFCKNLLCDMECHEHAWPFLIPVNTKQFPQYKKVIKCPMDLSTIRRKLQESGYKCKEEFASDVRLIFSNCEIFNEDDSPCGRAGHSMRQFFETRWAQI; from the exons cCTACTGGGGTCGAGATGGTGCCAGCAATGCGGCAGCTGCGCAAGCGCAGGCGCAGGCGCAAGCCGCACTCTTCGGCTTTGGCTCCCGCTACCCGCCACCCACCACGCTCGGTGTCGCAGCCAACCAGGCGGCATCACTTGGACTACATCCCGCTGCTA GTGCAGCATGGTGGTCCATGGCCTCGCACTTGGCGGCCCAGGATTACTTAGCGCGATTGCAGGCTACTGGACTTAACCTATCTCCATTAAACGACCCCTATGCAGCCCTTTCCGCTCTTTCGGGCTCCGGTCTTAAACAGAATAAGCCGCCAAAACAGCCTAGCAGAAATGAAAG atcAGGACGTACTAGTACATCTTCGAGTATGTCATCGAAAGACAAAACTCCCGCAACAAGTACCAACTCGCAACATAATATGAACGATTGGG cATCTACATATGGTTTCCCCAAAACCTCGTCTCCATCAACAATGGCGTCGCAGTCCCTCTCCAGCTTGGCCTCCCTCAATAACCTAGCCCAGCAACCGCTGCAAAGCAAATCCTCCAGTAAACAGCCACAACCACCCCCAAATA GAAAGTCATCAACGAAAGAGAAAGATCGAGATTTATCTGTATTGCGAAGTGAGTTAATGTTAGCCCAGGCTGCTGCTCAAGGCGCGTATCACGCTGCCGTAGCAGCTGCCGCTAAGGGAAAG AACATGCCTCTACCTTATCCTTTCGGAATGCCCGGTTCAGAGAAGGACAGACGTAGTGGCATTGATTCCTTGACTGGCCTACCACATAATTTACTcag tgCTGCGCTGGAAGGAGG tgATCCAGCGTCAGTGTTGGGTGGAGTGAGGCTTCCACCAGACACAGAAATTATCAAGTATACCTCTTCATTAACGGGACCTAAG GTTCCGGCGGGGTCAACTAACCGTGGTCGCAAAAAGACTATTTCATTGGACCCGCCTCACGTATCTCTTCACCCGTCCAGTGATAGAAGCACCCCGCTACCTAATAAGAGGCAGAAAGTT gaTGAGTATGGCAATTCAAGATCATCGGTGGAGGTGATTAGACTGCCAAATAAACCAGACAGATCATCAAATTCTTTATCAGCCACTCCACCACCCAATCTCTCAGATTATGctg GTATTTCAAGGGAACTACTACAAACTATAGCAAGTCAAAGTGGAGTTAGTTTAGCGGCGCTTGAACGGCAGTTAGCTGGTGCCAACCCGACTGACTCGGGACTAAACTTAAGTGTCAAGTCTGGTACAGAAGATACTCCAATGGACCTAGGTGCCAAATCTACTGAGGACGATGCGCCTTTAAATTTATCCTTAAAACCTACGCCAC CAAATTCACAAGCATCGGATGCATTATCAAGACTTACATCGCTTAGCAGCTCACTCAGTGCGTCAAATGAAAGAATAT CACGTCGTAAGCCTGGCGCAAAACCGCGACGTGTAGCTCCCGAACCCAATGAATGCCCTCGACCACGTTCCAGTGGGAGTGAGGACAGTGAAT ccGTGCCTCCCTGGCCTACTCGGGAGGGACGTCCGCGTAACCTAGGGCGTGGCGTAAGCAAGCCCAAGAAGAATACCGTCGCATCACTTCTTGCGCAAAGTCGCGCCCTTGGCTTACGGCCTGCGCTCGCGCAACAGTTATTAGGAGAGACTGATTTG GAGAAACTACGTGCGTTAGTGGGCGAAGGGGCGAGTACGGACTCTGAATGCCAGCAGTCTGATAGCAATCCATCCGACTCGGACGCAAGTGATTCAGGCAGGAAGCTAGATGCGTTACTACGGCTGCCTTTGGCTTTAG GTTGGAAGCGGGTGACAGTAATAAAGGGTCTGTCTCGTAACTGCAATATTAAGGGTGATGTGAGTTATTCCCCACCAGAGCCTCACACCGCTCTTCATATCAAGTCCACTCAGGAGTTACAGAAT TACCTAGACGCTAACCCGTGTCCGGCATTATCGCTGGATAACTTCAGCTTCAGTTCGCGAACAGTTTTAGGAGAGTACGTCCAGACGTCCGCCGATACGGACCCCATAATCTTTACTGAAACTGACATCTCCAAGag GCTAGAGGAAGCCCGAGCATTGGCAGCGTTAGCTGGGCCTAGGTCTACGCCCCCGCCCGTAGAAAGGCGAATAGAACTCGCACGAAGACAACAAGCAGCAAGGGACGCTAGGAGGGATGCATCTCATAGAAATCGGGATCAG GCCCGCCTAGTTCGTGAATACGAACGTTCTGAAAAGGCTGAACTAGTTAAACGGGAAAAAGAGGTCAGAAGTCAACAGTTAGTAGAG CATATCAacaaaaatagaacacaattGACAATCGAAGCGCTGCCAATGAAAGACGAATGGAAAGTACCAGAAACAATATTACCGCCAAAAAAAGATAGAACTATGCCACAGATTAGCCTATCCTTAATACCAGTGAGCGGGAAAGATTCGCCaatcaaaacattaaattacgaACAAGGTATTTGGAAAGAGGAATCCGAAGAATACAATGCCTTGGACAAAATGAAAGACTTTGCTGAAAAGGCCGCCTTCGATCTACCAAAAAGGCCTAATGATAAAATCTTCGACATCTCACTCGTTGCGGCAGCTGAAAAGGCTAGAAAAAAAGAACAAGCCCAACCAGTTggagaaaataatttagagAAATTGATTAACTCTTATTCGCGGATATCGGAGTTTATAAACGGCTGTGATTGGTCCAAAAATAACGATAAGCAAGACCAAAAGAGCTTAGAACAGAAGTATTTAGACGCTAAAAACGAGTTTATGTCCCAAAATCTCATGTTGATGCCCAAAGACCAGAAAAAAGATGTCATCGACCTCAGTGGTGACGAGGATATTTTAGctgacataaataaaaaattatctaaaggCACGTTCAATGTGGGAAAAGATGGCGCCTTATCTATATCTGTTCAGCCGTTCGCGAAGGACGTTTACAGTCCG GCTAAGAAACGAAAGCAAGAGGATGCTGAAAAACAGAAAAATGAGGAACAGACGAAAAGACAacag gaGAGAGAAATAAAAAGACATCAGGCGATGTTACTCAAGGAGCA GGCGTTCACGTACGGCTCCGTACAGCAAAAGTATATAACTGAG GAACGTGAAAGAAGACGTCAACACACAACGTTTATCAGACAACTTGACTCGAGAAGAAGGTGGGAAGAAAGAGAACGAAGAAAACACCAGAATCTTTTAGACCGATTGTTAGTTAAAGAGAAGAAGTTACAGCAAAGACGTAAAGAGATGGAGCTGTTGTCTGAATTGAG GAGACCACAAGAAGACTCATCCCTGTCAGACCAGAAGCCGCTTCCCAACCTGGACAGGATACAAGGTCTCAAAGTCTCGGGGCAGGCCTTCGCTGATCTCCTACAAGTTTATGAGTTCCTACACAACTTTGGACAAGCGCTTGGTATTG ATGTTGAAGCGCTGCCAACATTAGACACACTACAGCAGGGTCTTATACCAGACTACAACCAAGAAGCTGAAAATGAGCTCATAATAGTTCTGACTAGACTTTTAGTTCTCTCAATTG AGGATCCGGGTATACCGCACCCGGGACGACATACAACGCTGCTGGGTCAGGCGATACGTCTCGGTGATATACGGCCTGAAAATCTCAGCGAGGTGCTGCGCATATACCTTTATGCTAACGCTACGGGCGAGGTTAAGGCTTTGACGG GACTAACAGTGGAAAGAGAACGAGAACGTCGTGTTGCTGATCATCATCAGAGCGATGCTGAGATGCAACAAACCTGCGTGAGCACCAAAAACGCGGCATACTACGAGCATCTACACAATAATAGCACTTATAAACTATCAG AAATGCTTCGAGACAAACCCTTCGTCTCGCTAAACCCGAGTAGTAAGGCGCGAATGTTGGCATATCTTTGTGACGAGCTACTACAAAGCAAGGCCGTCCTAAGGGCAGTGGATGCTTCATTAGACCACCTCAACCAGCTTCGAAAGGAGAGATACCTCATGGATGCTAAAATACGGAA AGTTCGATCACTCTACCAACGCAAGTTACGGGCGGAACAAACTGAGAAGCAACAAGCTCTAGCATTGGAGAGAATGCAGCGGCTGGTAGAAGAAAGTTCTGGAATTATGCGTTCACCTGCTCGTG AAACTCCAGAAAAGTCAGAAACACCGAAAAAAGAGTCATCTCTCTCACCAGAGGACAAACCCGGTACACCATCCCCATACAAGGAAGAGGAGCCAAGTGACAAGGAACTGTCGCCCTTAAAAGAGCTGAGCAAAAAGGAGattttaaacaacaataaagAAGAAATTCCGGTGGAAGGAAAGGACAAAGATAGCGTTATGGGTGACGATGTATTGAGCGATTTGGAGAGTGAAGGGACACAGCCTGAAGAG GACGAAGACAAGAATCTATCATCTGAAGAGTTATCAAGGAAATTAGAGAAATTGTTACGACAATCCGAACAGCAGGTGTTGCAACTTGCCGCCGCTTCCAATTCATTGAGGGCCACGTGTTATGGACAAGACAG gtATTGGCGTCGTTACTGGTCCTTGGGCAAATGTGGAGGTGTTTTGGTGGAAGGTATGGAGTCAGCTCAATCCGAAATTATGGCGTATCATGAGAAACTAGAGGATGCTAAAATTAACGGCGTCAAATTCGAATCAAAac AAATAAAATCTGAAGATATTAAGACTGAGGAAAACCAAGACAAGGTGTCTGATGCTGAAGCTGAACAGGAACTCCGGAGTATCAAGAGTGAACTTAACCTCAGTGACAAGACTCAGATTATCAAATATGAACccaataaaattgtttgtaaggTTGAAG gaATAAAAATGGAAGAGAAATACATCCAACAAAAGAGCCACGAGGAAGAAGACATGTTGGACATTGAAGATTCCATTCCGACCGCATTTTTAGTACAAAAACCTTCACATAAACCGCTCTTTGCAAGTCAAGCCGAGCCCGTAGACAAACCACAGGATATAATTAAACTTGAAAATCCCGCCAAAACGGAACCAATCGACAAAGAACAGGAAGAGCCTAAAGACTCGCTAGTCAACAATTTGGAGGAACTCCGCAAAATGGCGGAAGCCGTATCTTCACAATTGGACGCGGCTAAGAAAGCAGAAAATGAGATCAAAGAAGAAAAACAAGAACAGCAGGACATGGAAACAGATTCCGCGAATACGCATCTATATTCAAAGATGTTGGACGGAAAATGGTTCTCCATACTGCGGCATGAGAACgctttcttaaataatataaacgaaGAGAAATATGACGTACCTAAATATTGTGATAACGAACACACATGTAGTGAAATCATACAATGCCAGGGTCATAAATGGGACGTCTcaaataatttgcatttaTTAAATGACCCGAGTTTGTTCACACTAAATAGTATGGTGACGAGTGTACAGGTGCCGTGTAATAATGTGTATGCGGATTCTAGTCTAACATTGTCAGGCTTGGACCAAGACATGATGGACGCCACTTTGAATAATACAGAAATGGAAGTCGAGGAGACGAAGGAACCG GAAAATGATTTGGAAAAAGAACTCCAAGCGGACTCCACAAAAGCGGACCTTGCCACTCAAAAGGCGAAAGCTTCTGGTCTAAATAGCCTAGGGCTTCTAAACTTCAATGCCTTATCGACGTATGTCACCTGCGATTCACCACCTCCGATACAAATGTCGCCTGACGAACTGGACCAGCTGGAGCACTGTAAAATTCATGGCTTGCCTAAGAAGGTGGATGGAAATTTTGTTCCTAAAGATCTAAG acATGGCTGGTGGAGAATAACAGAATCGGAACAAATGAAACAAGTGCTTGACTCGTTACACCCACGTGGAGTGAGAGAGAGGGAACTACATGCGTCGCTTATCCAACATCTACCCACAGTTAATAATAAG cTTTATATTGACAAAGGTGACACATCTTTAACGCAACTGTCAGTGTCACCTCTAGATACCACAGATTATACACCACCTGACGAACCTGGCTCATTCTGTGCTAATACTGCAAGGAGGGTCGATATGGCTTTGTTATCTATG GTGGAAGCCCTAGAAGAAAGAGTGGTAGCTGCCTCTATGCAAGTAAAGGGCTGGCGTCCGAGCTGTTTGCCCCTTGCCCCAGACGCCTCCGGGGCAGAAATAGTCGCCTGGGCGCGTCACCAACTTGCCCAACTCGAAGCTCACGTGGAGAGGCGATATTTGAAACCGCCCCTGGTACAAAGGTACGCTAG tacAAACGACGCTAACCTCGGAGCGATGCTGCAAAGTGAACACGGTAATGCATCTGCTACGTCTCCGCAAAATTCAGAGAACAATGAGGGAAAAG AAACTCGTGGCATTGCCCGTGGTCTCTCAACATGGCGTGATGCAGTATCTCGGTGTAACACGGCCGCACAACTCGCGATGTTGCTTCATGCGCTGGAGTCGCATATTGCGTGGGACAAGAGTATTATGAAGGCT AATTGTCAGTTCTGTCTGTGTGGTGACAATGAGGATCAGCTGTTGTTATGCGATGGTTGTGATAAAGGCTATCATACATATTGCTTTAAACCGAGGATGGACAAAATACCTGAAGGAGATTG GTACTGCTGGGAGTGCGTGAACAAGGCCCGTGGGGAGCGCGTGTGCATCGTGTGCGGGGCGGGGACGGGCGCGGGTAGACTCGTGCCTTGCGCCTTATGCGTACGCGCATACCACGCAGACTGTCATTATCCTCCATTGCTCAAG aatccTCGCGGCAAGTGGTATTGCGCTCAGTGCATATCGCGAGCTCCACCCAAGAAACCGCGTAAATCAAACAAACGCGACTCCAAACATAAGGACATGTCTAACATTGATCTAGACGCGTCTATGGTACCCAG TCCAGCGCCATCTCACGCATCAACATCGACAACTGCGGAGGAATGTACTCCTAGCGTGTTACATACACCTGAGAAGGACCACGACAAAATGGAAGAAAATGTTGAACATGAAAATggacataatg TATCAGAGCTACCATTACCAATGCCTGAGGATGGTACACCGGAAAAGCATCGCGCTCTTCAGTTTGTGGCCGGGAATGGCGCCATACCACACGAAGAACCACATGTTGATG GACATGAAAATCACGAAGCGGAGAACGCCCCCTTACTGTCTCGTGCAAAGAAAGAAAAGAGCACAGCGAAAAAACTGAATAAGGAACTACAGTTTTGCAA AAACCTTCTTTGCGATATGGAATGCCACGAGCACGCTTGGCCGTTCTTGATTCCAGTCAACACCAAACAGTTCCCGCAGTACAAGAAAGTCATTAAGTGTCCAATGGACTTGTCCACTATCCGAAGGAAGCTTCAGGAGTCAGG atacAAATGCAAGGAAGAATTCGCATCGGACGTACGCCTCATATTTAGCAATTGTGAGATTTTCAACGAAGATGATAGTCCGTGTGGCCGAGCCGGACACAGCATGCGACAATTCTTCGAGACGCGCTGGGCGCAGATATGA